GCGGCGCGCCTTTGCGGGGCGGGCTCCGCCATGCGGGTGGTTTCCTGGAAGCGGGGCTGCCCATTGGCGGGGATCGGCGTCTCGATGGGCTGTGCGGACGCCGTGCCGATCGACGCTCCGCGCAGTTGGACCGGAGCGGGCGCGGCCGGGAACATCGGCGCGGGTGCCAACGCGGCATGCGCGGGCAGGCGCGCCGGAAGGACCGGCTCGGCGAGGCCTGTCCGCTCGCGGATCGTCGCCAGCACGTCGTCGCTGATGTCGAAGCGGCCCGCCATGGCGATGGTGCTGCCGATGCGGACGGGCGTACCGCGCCATGTGGGGACGACGCCCAGCCGCGGCAGGAGGCGCGCGATTCGCGCGTCGTACACGGTCACGAGCTCTTCGGCGCCGAGCGCCATGGACAGTTCGACGACGGCGCAGAATATCTCGGCGGTGGTCCGGCTCAGGGCGGCGAGGCCGGCCTTGCTGCCGTCATAGTCGCAGTCGACGGCGAAGCGGCTGCCCTCCCAGATGCGCGGGCTGGCGGGGGGCGGGAGACCGTCCATCAGCTGCGGGAAGACGTCGCGCAGCATGTATGGCCCGGTGGTGGGCAGCATCCGCCACGTGCCGGCAACGCGGCCGGCATCGTCGTTGGCGACGATGTAGATCGGATCGAGCGTGTCGAAGCGGTCCCATTCGAGACCGTTGTCCGAGGTCACGTCCCAGTCGAGCCGCCCCTTGAACACGCGGCTCCGCAGGCGGTGCATTTCGAGGATGTCGTGGGAGTTGGTC
Above is a window of Constrictibacter sp. MBR-5 DNA encoding:
- a CDS encoding acyl-homoserine-lactone synthase, whose translation is MIQCLTNDDWKTNSHDILEMHRLRSRVFKGRLDWDVTSDNGLEWDRFDTLDPIYIVANDDAGRVAGTWRMLPTTGPYMLRDVFPQLMDGLPPPASPRIWEGSRFAVDCDYDGSKAGLAALSRTTAEIFCAVVELSMALGAEELVTVYDARIARLLPRLGVVPTWRGTPVRIGSTIAMAGRFDISDDVLATIRERTGLAEPVLPARLPAHAALAPAPMFPAAPAPVQLRGASIGTASAQPIETPIPANGQPRFQETTRMAEPAPQRRAA